A window of Danio aesculapii chromosome 16, fDanAes4.1, whole genome shotgun sequence genomic DNA:
TAAATGTTGTGGAAGTTAAAGATGTACAGGCATTAAGAAGATACTTGACAATATAGAGTATGACCTGATAAAATGGGGTGCCAATTACAGGAACACATTAGAACAgataaattacatgtaaaatatataatggaACCCAAATGACAGACTGGCAGTAGCATGAGTCAGCCAGCAGATTTCCCTCCAGTACTATGAGATGAATGGGGTGTCCTGTCAGAAATTACATCAGAAAAAACCCATGGATCTCGAATACATAATCAAAGATGGATTTTCTCCTTTAAGGAAGGGGAATAAAATTAATTGCTTTAGAAACTGATCACACCAAACATGCTTTTCAGTTCTGAAAATGGGAGGTGCACCACATAGCCTTTTTTGTTGACTTTAGAAAAGAGCAGTGTCTGCgtgttttatgttgctaggcaaccactgtaTCAACGATCTTGCTGCTGCAGGACATGATGTCTGGTCCTTTATCCACACTAAGTGATGTTTCTTTAGTTGTAGAAGCACCACACATAATTGtagggtggccacagcggaatgaactgccaactattctggcatatgttttacacagcggatgcaattccaaccgcaacccagcactgggaaacacccatacactcttgcattcacacacacactcatacactaaggctgattttgtttctccaattcacctatatcgcatgtttttggactgtggggcaaaccagagcacctgaaaaATCATATCATGTTAAGTTCCAGATTGATTATAATCTgtctcctgtttatctaaccaaccttctgtcctGTTTTAATCCAACCTGATCATTGTACAAAAACAGAATCTACTAAAGAAGGTCAAGCTTTTTCCTATCTGGCTTCTAATAGTCTTCCAGATAATGTCCATGGTTCAGACACACTTTCCCTGTTTAAATGAGATTAAAGACTAgtctttttattaaataatatacacaatatacacaTCTCTATATCACATGTTTAAAACATTATGAACAGTAGCTACACATAATTCTCGTTCTTTCTTAAACATCTCTCTCTATTTCTTCCTTGGCATGCCCATcttgaggcctctagagattgtgcagagCCACTCGATTCGATCCAAGACATGAAGAAAATATGCAAATCTTGCAAGGACTTTATAGACAACGCAAAATATTAagcaatacacatatacacttagtTGAACATTTATTATACACTTACAgcggttggacaatgaaactgaaacattgACCAATTTAGAGTTGGATGTTTTAAGGCTAAATTTGACaagcctggtggccaatcttcattgattgcacatttcACCAGTAaaagcagagtgtgaaggtttaattagcagagtaaatATTGCTTAACATTATGGATGACATCAGAGTTCAAAAGATGACAAATTGTTGGTGCGAGTCTTGCTGGCGCATCTTTGACCAAGGCAAGTCTTTGTAATGTATCAAGAGCCACCATATCTAGTAGAGGTGTGAACTTACACTGGTCTCacgttcggttcggttacgattatcatgccatcgatttggttcaattcgatatctcggtgcatcacagtgcattgacgatgctttccatacacagttttatattttcctcACAgcacaattcttgtattaaaatgtataaatatatttatatttatatactatttgtaatacaatcttGTCCTTTAAGACAAACAGTCAGATTTataaactgcacctttaaacaacacgagcatttatagcaaataaacaaatataaattgccCGCTCATTCACACTTGTCTTGGTCacgcactcaacagaaagggctgcaattTGTGATGgcactcttcacagatgagtgacactgagaaacggcagcggcgatcacagctgatccatgatagatgcggtggagaaaactctgcagacatggGCTTGTGTctctatccagaagtatcgcagtaacagccgagaggagaggaaaagtcatgcccAGCATGTCAAATGGGCCACCTTGAGAGAGAGAaattgagtttactttcattctctcaatcgcagtgaaataggggcttttgCTGTCAGTGTCAATAAAAGACtgtacagcaaacacacacacagtgaaattgggcacactttctgcatttttaagtagtaggagtgttgtaaatactcgtgctcgcctccctcaccatagtaagctcCCGCGACATAGCGCAAATTacataaatgacgtcagtacataataaccggttatgattattactgaactgatactgaATTGTtcgcatctgcatcgcggtgcaccgaagaaacaattaagttTGACTCCCCTAATATCtagggtaatgtcagcataccaccaaaaAAGATGagccacatccaacaggagtttTTGTGGATGGAAagggaagctgtctgaaagggatgtccaggAACTAACCCATATTttatccaaaaaacataaaatcaaAGCTGCCCAattcactgcagaattaaatgtgcacctcaaatctcctgtttccaccaaaactgtttggcaggagctccacagggtcaatatgcATGAttgggctgctatagccaaaccttcgGTCACTTGTGCCATTGCCAAACGTCAGTAACAGTATACCAGAtgcaaaaatcttgggctgtgaacaatgtgaaacatgtattgtatTCTGATGAGTCAATCTTTACCGACTTTCCCACATCCaagagagttatggtgtggagaatccccaaagaagcataccacccagactgttgcatgcccagagggaagtgatggtttgggctgcaatatcatgccattttctaggcccaatacttgtacTAGATGGAtgcatcactgccaaggactaccaagccattctggaggaccatgtgtaTCCAGTGGTTCAAACAATGTATTCCGAAGGTGGTGCCGTGTAtgaggatgataatgcaccaatacacacagctagactggtgacagagtggtttgaaagtgaagttgaacatctcccatgacctgcacagtcaccaaatctaaatattattgagccactttgtagtgttttggaggagcaagtcaggaaatgttttccttcACCAGCATCACGTGTGACCTGACCACTATTCTGCAAGCAGAATAACTCAAAATCCAcagtgcaggacttgtatctgtcattcccaagattaACTTATGATGTATTGTCAAAAGAGACCATATACCATACTAAGgaattatggcccgtttccactgagtggcatGGTACGGTGTGGTACGGTTCAATTCGGTACTCTTACGGtaccactgtcaaaaggtacctaaaagtgaaccttactgtaccactttttgtgtacccttttgcaaagggtacctagcccGGCAAAAGGGTACGAAAaggctgaacgctattggtttacaaagaTACGTCACTTTAACTTTTAttatactgtaataatatatacatataataacgagccatggtcgacctgagctcaaacaaactttgtcatcgtcttgatgaacagccacaaagccaagaagaagaagagcagattctaccctgccccatagttttttacaaggctgtctaaagcgtGATCAGTTTCACTTTCTCACATgcgttcgccgcgcgtctatatttgaaataacaaacttcttgagctgatgataataacgtgcgtgtgattattgaagtgcttctgacattcgATCCTGTCAGAAGCAAACAAACGCGAGACTGACACgcgaagctggaaaaaacaaaagagcaaattatttttttcagaaaacatgaacaaacttccATGTTTAATTAATATCATCACATTTTGGACtgttatgaactgggaatgacggaattactttctaacagaggctgcatgtgctggcgaagattaaagatatagatgagaggtttgcactgactgtgggctatatgttgtgtgtttttgaacctaaataaggccTAAATAattgctgtgtgtagttttactgtaattggtaacatatcggagactgtaaaggtctgtatgtgttcatatgttgcatttatttatttattttatataattgcagatgttacagtaggttattttgcatcattgatctgcagttataatcaaatcatgttcatagaaatgtTAGTAATGAACACAAGTATTTATCTGTGCAAAGCATCTgtttttcatatgatatgtgaacgatccgttcagctttactgtagacTTTTCCTTAAGCGAGTATTTTGGTCCCTGGAAGATCTCAAAGAGTGAGCAGGGGATTTGGGTACTTGATAGTGATGTCGCTCAATAATCAATGCAGGGATGCAAGAAGCCATCCTTCTACTTGACTGAAAAGGAACCCGCATTAGTGCGGAAAGAGAACAGTACAATTGTGCATATAGTTAGTTACTCAGGTATTTATTAAGAGCTTTGCATTTGGCTGAAGAAAGAGGACTCAATCTCCCACATGGAGGTGTGGTACCAGGGAATATATAAGGAAAATGGGGAGGGAGAGAAGCAGCCCTAAAATGACTGAAGACCTCTCAAAGATGTGGTACTCCTCAAGCACCACAGTCAAATTGTCTGGTTCATCCTGCAACACAGAAACAGGGAAAATGGCAGGTAAAGCAGAAACAAGATATGTAACATGATGAGAAGGGCTTAAAGGTAAAATAATTCGCTTCGCCCAGTTAATCTGAGAGTTATGCTGCTTTAACCAGGAATGGCTCAAAACTGTGTAAAAATGAAATTGTCTCTTTGTGGGTGCCAGAAATGGTGAGACTCACAGATAATGCTAATATGGATAGGAGGTGGTGCAATTAGACAGGGAGACACGATGAGCAAAAGCCCAAAACTCTTTGAATCTCCTGAACTGTCCACAGCAAGCCTGGCAGCAAATAATCCATTGTGTCTAATGTGTCTGCCCACATTAGGCCCTCAAACTCCACTGCCAAGCAAATTGACATCTACTTTGGGAACAGAGCAGAGGACCCAGCAATGGAGTAAGTGTATCAGCAAATAAAGAAGGGCAAGAACGCTACTTTTTACAGCACTGAGCAAAGCAGTATGAGCAAGTGTTGAGTGCAGCAATTGGTTGGTTGGGCAGAAAAAAGAGGTGAGATGCAAGACATAACTTGACTAAACTTTGACTGCTTAGGAGTGATAGATTACATAGAATATACATAGAAGGAGAGCACAAGGCACAGGAATAAAGAGAACCAACAATAATCTGGCAAAGGACAGGAACAGGAGACCAGGGAGAAACAGAAGAAGGACTCAGGGAAACTATAAAAGAGATGCCGCGGAATTTGTGAGAGCAGATTGCAAATGACAAGCGTGAGCCAGGGTAATGCAAGAAGAAGCAAAAactgtaaattaaagtaaaactcAGACCtggccaaagagcatagaatcaacACTATATTGCTATTTGTGAAACAGCTACTAGTGTTacgcggcagccattttggaatgaaaattccaatagaacatcAGCAGATAACTACGGTTAGACAGAATGacttacaatattgagttacaaaATTGAgtatataggatatatatatatgctcttagcatatatatatatttaaaatattatatatataatatatatatatatatatatatatatatatatatatatatatatatatatatatatatatatatatatatatatatatatgctcttagcataaaccccctttgaaaagtaacattttaaacaatatctcaaagaaaacagacaattttcaaaatgttgaAAAGACTAAGGTTACTATATCTGGTATCTAATATATCTATTtcacttaaaacataaaaataaggtTAACAAAGTACCTTAGAttactattttactttttatttttactcagATTAGAATGAtacaaaaatgagtacaccccacaacaaaaacaactttaTCTAGTAGTTTTTATGGCTTCcgtgatttttaatgacagcaaaaaatcatgaataaaaaaagattaagaaTTCAATCATTTTACACAAAGTGGCTTTGCATTAAAGTTTTATTAGTCTTTCTTTAACACAAAAAATACCATATACTATAATACTGCAACAAAACGTACTGTCAATTTGTTATCTACAAATTTTttaagtcatgttaatttaatttaacatgccAGTATTCATTTGCATTATGCcagtgcgtaaactattaaattaaagtcctttaaagtaatttcacctaaaagtgaaagtttcaagaaaacaaaaatggttaaatatattaaacaagtctgtgaaattagctattaaaagtgctgataatcaccagtctttgatagtaagtgttgtattgtcttctttcaggttgtatttcagctttaatgcacttaataaataaataaataaaaaacaaagcagctgcttgccatcgtgacagcaataAGATTCGATGGACGGCTGatcactttcactccaaaatggtggggctgttgctgggcgctgctgttgcaatggaatgttctattattgagtgtcacctcttggtgattctaagctctttgacctGGCTCTTGATATTTAAACTGTTATTTAAATGATCAACCCAtgtaatatattatttcaaactaataaaattaagttaaaaagtcactttattaaaagttgttggagtaGAGAGTGAGCTtttataatgtaattcaaaagcacaaataattacaaaacaCTTGAATGACAAAATGCATAAAACTGCTAAATAATAgatatttatttccttatttcaattaacaaaaacatttttatataataactGAACTGCAGAGGTTTTAATtcatctgtgttaagctgctttgacacaatctattgtaaaaagcacaatagaaataaagatgtttGAATTTTAGTGTAATTCATTCAaggttatattaaatatttatagatTCATTACCATTTAGAACCATTGTAACATAAGCCCCAGGGTGTGAAAGAAGAGTCTAAACTATATTTAGTACAACTACACACATGTGCTGGTCATTGAAGCACATGTTCTACATTGGTTTTAAAGAACCTGGCGTTTGAATGTTCCTTTGTCAAGATTAACACTGGTGAGCCTTATACTTTATGTGTGTCAGCATGTGTATCTGTTTCATTAACAAAAACATGGTAATGCTATGAACTAATCGATAAGTACTGTAGCTATGTGTCTTTCCTTTTCATAATTCTCTCTAGAGCCATGTGCTCATTTCTCACATTCTTACACTGAGTGATAAATGTTATCATTACTCGTGCCATTCCAAGAACTTTGTACCACAGAACAAACAAGTTTGATTGGTTTACGTTTGACCAATGAGCCAGCTTTGTTTACAAGACTCAGTCAAAGGGATCCCACAGAGTGGACCTTGTGATTTGTCATTCATTCTTGAAACTGGACACCTACATGGTGAGTTAAGCCACTGTAGCCACTGtaaatttttatactttttaaaacatcaaaCTATACAACATATATGtgctatttaaatataaattggcatttttatcataaaaataaaataaattcttggACAAATTCAGATTGCATTTATTGTTAACAAAGTGTACACTTatgggccactttattaggttcacctaaccttacacacttttttttaagtggttgatcatgtatattttttttttaattactgtaacTGACCATGTTTTGCCATGCATACTTTCACAGCATATTTTCAACAAAGTGTTGGAATATTTCTTTGAGATTCTGGTCaatatttacatgatagcattACAAAGGTGCAAATTTGTGGGCTGCATgtctatgatgcaaatctcccaaaGTAGCTAAATCCAAAACTCTGTTGGATTTAGAttgggccatttgagtacagtaaatttattttcatgttcaggaaacctgtttgagatcatttgaactgaactgaacttgactGACATGGcatttatcctgctggaagtagttgTTTTAAGATTGGACTTGGACATCAATAATACTCAAGGTTGTGGCATTTAAACAATGTTCAGCTGGTATGAAGGGGGCCAATATGTGCAAATCGTTGAAACATTACACCCTCAGAAGCCAGAACAGTTGATTTCAAACTGGTTTTTGATAATATGTTTAAGATAAATTCTGACCATGTCATTTAAATaatgcagcagaaatcaagactcattgtTAATTTCATGGACGTTCTTGTGGCTGGGTCTGTTTTTTCTCCCATTCTTTCTCCTTTTTAACTGTCAGGCACTTCAGGTCATCTTGCCTTGACAACTGATTTGTTATGAAGTTTGTCAATCAGGGTGTCCACAACAAGTGTGATTCTCACTTTGGGGTGAAATTTTCTGGGTTCAATCCCGGATGAGCCCCACATTACTGTTATGTCGCTAAATAATGTGTGACAGCCTCCATAACAAAGAGTGTGCAAATTAAGAGAGAACGATATTCAGTCCCCCTAGTTTTTTGCGATTCAGCGATCACTGAAGCCCATGCAAAATTGACAAAAAGTCGCCAATTTTTGTGAACAGTCAAAATTCTTAATTATTCGCAAAataatcacagtttttttttaaataatctctcaaaacatccaattccaaaccatataatcaaattagaaTTACTTTAGTTTGCAATTTAtggttttacatgacttatattGCATACAGAGtgcacatgatgtatttgagtgtctctttaAAAATGACGTCTTACCTGTGCCCCCACAATCCTAACATTACATGGAAGCGGGCGGAATTGTTTTGCAACCTGTATAAtaagcagacgcagatgaagcacaattgatttacatgtgaagtcaatgcaaagactgtATTCGACATCCTGTGGCATGAATTGGGCATTTAGtcgtgcttcagactgcaaaagaaagtttgaGCAAACTTATGGTGTGGGTAAAATCGCTAAATGTTTTCGTTTAACTCTTTTCCTGCAGTTAACGAGTGAAAATGCTTTCCTGCCATTGACcagttttacggcaatccgtgttttaggtgtattacggtagagGAAGCCCTAAGGCATATTGTAAGTGACAAGATGTCAGATGCTCCAGGAAGTAAAATCTCAGAGAAAGTAAGatcatggataaaaataagaattatacaaccttcctttggcttaatcactaaaacagtgtatatatatatatatatatatatatatatatatatatatatatatatatatatatatatatatatatatatatatatatatatatatatatatatatttttttttttttttttttttttttttttttttttttgcaaaattgtctgcaattttctggaaaattaccaccacaaaatccaACTTTTTTTAATCACAAGATAATCAATAGAACAGACATTCCCACAAAAACGGCAGACATAATACCCATCAAACCAGGCAACTTTTTCCAATTGTCTTTTGTCCAGTTTGATGAGTCCATAAAAATTGTAGTCTCCTTTTCTTAGTTCACATGAATGGCACCAGTGTGGTCTTTAGGTGCTGTAAGCCATCTGGCTCAGTGTGTTGTATGCTCAGTTATTGTAGTCTTTCTATCTAGTTATTTTCCTCTGAACTCTGACATCAAGAAGGAGTTTTCATTACAGAACTGCCAGTCAGTGAATATTTCCTCTTTTTAGACCATTTTCTATAAATTCTAGAGATTATGATGATGAAACAACTATGTTCAAACTCATTTAAATtactttctttcccattctgatgctcaatttgagCAGACTATCTTGACCATGACTGCATTGTTTTACTGCCAAGGGATTGTCTGGTTATTTGCTTTAATGGTCATTTAAACTGGTATTTGTAATATAGTGGCCTTTGTGTTTTcagttaaatattgttttttattatcccCGTCCAGAGGTCATCATGCACAGAGTATGGGCTTTGTTCAAATCCCATCCATACATTCCTAATGTAGTGGGATACACAGCACTCTTTGCCACAGCAGATCTTATTCAGCAAAGTGTGATGGGAAAAGCACAGGACAAAGAGACAGAACAAGAAGAACAAAAAACATTGAAGACATCCATTGAGAGATTTACTGTATCGGAAGAAGGAAAGACAAATGATTTAACACTGTACAATGCCAAAACAAATGACGCAGAAAATCAAGCCTCGAGTCAAATGCAACATGTTCCACAGTTTCATAGAAGTTTCATTGACTGGTCCCAGACTGCGCGAGTTGCATTGGTTGGGTTTTGTTTCCATGCTAACTTCAATTACCATTGGCTACGGGGACTAGAGAGGATGTTTCCAGGAGGAGGAACCAAGAGAGTGTCACTTAAAGTGTTTTTGGACCAGCTAATTGCTGCCCCTATGACGATAAGTGCTTTCTACGTTGGTGAGTAGaacatttttcattaaatatacatatattttggcgacgcagtggcgcagtaggtagtgctgtcgcctcacagcaagaaggtcgctggttcgaacctcggctacgtcagttgccgtttctgtgtggagtttgcatgttctgcaaatgtccctgtgtttgcgtgggtttcctctgggtgctgtggtttcccccacagtccaaagacatgcggtacaggtgaattggttaggctaaattgtccaaagtgtatgtatgtatgtgtgtgaatgagtgtgtgtgggtttcccagtgatgggttgcggctggaaggccacctgctgcataaaacaaatgctggataaggtaacagttcattacgctgtggcaaccccagattaataaagggactaagccaaaaagaaaatgaatgaatgaatacatatatttttatccaGCACGGTGCTGGATTggggctggaggggcatctgctgcgtaaaacaaatgccagagaagttggcggttcattccgctttggcaatcTCTGACAGATcatagactaagctgaaggaaaccataaaaatgaatgaatacatttcttTATTTGTAAAATGAAGATTAGGTTATATTTGAATAAATCAAATGGTTTaaaaaagttttctatttttgaccATTACTTTTTGTAGTATTTgaaacttaaaacatttttaaaaaattacaagacAGTTCATATTTGTCTAATTTTATGTTTGAATAGGATATTTTTACACACCAAATAGTCATGTTAACAAGGTTGTAAAACTGTGGATTGAAATGATTCCTCTTAAAACAAAGGGATGACTTGACGATAacatacagtgcattcggaaagtattcatagcgcttcactttttccacattttttattgttacaaccctattccaaaattgattaaattaatttatttcctcaaacttttacacacaataccccataatgacaatgtgaaaatttattttttaatttaataaaaataaaaaatctgaaaaatcacatgtacataagtattcacaacgTTTACTCAATACTTtgctgatgcacctttggcagcaattacagcctcaagtcttactgaatatgatgccacaagcttggcactcctgtctttgggaatttttgcccattcctctttgcagtacctctcaagctctatcaggttggatgggaagtaatggtgtacagccattttcagatctctccagagatgctcaataggatttagatctgggctttggctgggtcactcaaggacattcactgagttgttgtgaagccactgcattgatattttggcggtgtgctttggatca
This region includes:
- the si:ch211-120k19.1 gene encoding mpv17-like protein, producing MHRVWALFKSHPYIPNVVGYTALFATADLIQQSVMGKAQDKETEQEEQKTLKTSIERFTVSEEGKTNDLTLYNAKTNDAENQASSQMQHVPQFHRSFIDWSQTARVALVGFCFHANFNYHWLRGLERMFPGGGTKRVSLKVFLDQLIAAPMTISAFYVGLSTLEGAEDPFEDWKNKFWTSYKTGVVYWSTMQAVNFSLIPPAARTVFVGVVALGWTIFLCHFKHQ